One Sulfurihydrogenibium subterraneum DSM 15120 DNA segment encodes these proteins:
- the mnmE gene encoding tRNA uridine-5-carboxymethylaminomethyl(34) synthesis GTPase MnmE, producing the protein MKKDTIVANATPLIPSAVGIVRISGENALKIGNQIFTLPKEIQERKAYFGKIIDLDGSVLDEGLFIYFKAPKSFTGEDVVEIYPHGSVPVIKKIIENVIALGGRLANPGEFTYRAFLNGKIDLTQAEAIADLISAKTEKASKAAVKILEGKLSKQINALKETLLNLISLIEAEINFPEDVEEIDSQLIVESLLNLEKSIDKLLGSYKKGNLIKEGIKLAIVGRPNVGKSSLFNALVGYERSIVSEYQGTTRDFIEETLKIKDIPVILLDTAGIRETAEYIEKLGIERSKQKIEEADIILFVIDGSEGFTDEDKKIYDEIKNKTHIVVINKADLITKPLDIFEKSDIIIYTSTITLQGIKDLEEKIVEILGITETEDEIFINLRHYTLLKQAIEKIEKILVNIQFLIENKEILMLDLQEVLNYLEEIVGQITTEDVLGNIFSKFCIGK; encoded by the coding sequence ATGAAAAAAGATACTATCGTAGCAAACGCAACCCCACTTATCCCATCAGCTGTAGGAATAGTTCGGATAAGTGGGGAAAACGCTCTAAAAATAGGAAATCAAATTTTTACACTACCCAAAGAAATACAAGAAAGAAAAGCTTACTTTGGAAAAATAATAGACTTAGATGGATCTGTTTTAGATGAAGGATTATTTATATACTTTAAAGCTCCTAAAAGTTTTACAGGGGAAGATGTTGTAGAAATTTATCCCCACGGAAGCGTTCCTGTTATTAAAAAAATTATAGAAAATGTTATAGCTTTGGGAGGAAGGTTAGCCAATCCCGGAGAGTTTACTTACCGTGCCTTTTTGAATGGTAAAATAGACTTAACCCAAGCAGAAGCAATAGCAGACCTTATATCTGCAAAAACAGAAAAAGCATCAAAAGCAGCTGTAAAGATACTTGAAGGTAAACTTTCAAAACAGATTAATGCTTTAAAAGAGACTTTATTAAATTTAATATCATTAATAGAGGCAGAGATAAACTTTCCAGAAGATGTCGAAGAAATAGATTCTCAGTTGATTGTAGAAAGTTTATTAAATTTAGAAAAATCGATAGATAAATTACTTGGATCTTACAAAAAAGGTAATTTAATAAAAGAAGGAATAAAACTAGCAATAGTTGGAAGACCAAACGTTGGAAAGTCTTCACTTTTTAACGCATTAGTCGGATATGAAAGGTCAATAGTATCAGAATATCAAGGGACAACCAGAGATTTTATAGAAGAAACCTTAAAGATAAAAGATATTCCTGTAATTTTACTTGATACAGCTGGTATAAGAGAAACGGCAGAGTATATAGAAAAATTAGGAATAGAAAGGTCCAAACAAAAAATAGAAGAGGCAGATATTATTCTTTTTGTTATAGATGGGTCTGAGGGTTTTACAGATGAAGATAAAAAAATATACGATGAAATTAAAAATAAAACTCATATCGTTGTAATAAACAAAGCAGATTTGATAACAAAACCACTTGATATTTTTGAAAAATCTGATATTATAATATATACTAGCACTATCACACTTCAAGGAATAAAAGATTTAGAAGAAAAAATCGTAGAAATTCTAGGAATTACAGAAACTGAAGACGAAATTTTTATTAATCTCAGACATTATACACTTTTAAAACAAGCAATAGAAAAAATAGAAAAAATATTGGTAAATATACAATTCTTAATAGAAAACAAAGAAATACTTATGTTAGATTTACAAGAAGTACTTAACTATTTAGAAGAGATAGTAGGACAGATAACTACAGAAGATGTTTTAGGTAATATTTTCAGTAAATTCTGCATAGGTAAATAA
- the rho gene encoding transcription termination factor Rho has protein sequence MDLATLTPEKLKEMTLAELRKIGEELELERVTGLKKEELIQKILEKKEEKEGLMKINGVLEVLPEGFGFIRFLENNYAPSPSDVYVSPYQIKKTGLKTGDTIIGVARNPKEGEKYRALVRIDKVGGLHPDDLKKRVSFDKLIPYHPTERFNLEYDPSDLSTRVVSLVAPIGKGQRGLIVAPPKAGKTVLIQRLAKAIIRNHPEVVLIILLIDERPEEVTEMRRIVGSGAEVVASTFDEPPERHIQISELVIEKAKRLVEEGRDVVILLDSMTRLARASNSVTPPSGRVLSGGIEATALQRPKKFFGAARNIEDGGSLTILATALVETGSRMDDVIFEEFKGTGNMELYLDRRLMEKRIFPAINIAKSGTRKEELLVKDWELQRLWILRKFLSTMDEVEAMEFLLSKLSKFKTNEEFLKSMNA, from the coding sequence ATGGATTTAGCTACATTAACACCAGAAAAATTAAAGGAAATGACTTTAGCAGAACTTAGGAAAATCGGAGAAGAATTAGAATTAGAAAGAGTAACAGGACTAAAAAAAGAAGAACTTATACAAAAAATTTTAGAGAAGAAGGAAGAAAAAGAAGGTTTAATGAAAATAAACGGTGTTTTAGAGGTTCTTCCGGAAGGTTTTGGATTTATAAGATTTTTAGAAAATAATTACGCTCCAAGTCCTTCTGACGTTTATGTATCTCCATACCAGATAAAGAAAACAGGTTTAAAAACAGGAGACACAATAATAGGTGTAGCAAGGAATCCAAAAGAAGGGGAAAAATACAGAGCGTTAGTTAGGATAGATAAAGTCGGAGGTCTTCATCCGGATGATTTAAAGAAAAGAGTATCTTTTGATAAACTAATACCTTATCATCCTACTGAAAGATTTAACCTTGAGTATGATCCTTCTGACCTTTCAACAAGGGTCGTAAGTTTAGTTGCACCGATAGGTAAAGGTCAAAGAGGTTTAATAGTTGCACCACCGAAGGCAGGTAAAACAGTTTTAATTCAAAGACTTGCAAAAGCTATAATAAGGAATCATCCAGAAGTAGTATTAATAATACTTCTTATAGACGAAAGACCGGAAGAAGTTACAGAGATGAGAAGGATTGTTGGATCCGGAGCTGAGGTAGTTGCGTCTACTTTTGATGAACCACCAGAAAGACACATTCAAATATCTGAACTTGTAATTGAAAAAGCTAAAAGGTTAGTTGAAGAAGGTAGAGACGTTGTAATACTTCTTGATTCTATGACAAGACTTGCAAGAGCTTCTAACTCGGTTACACCACCATCTGGAAGGGTTTTATCTGGAGGTATTGAAGCAACCGCATTACAAAGACCTAAAAAGTTTTTTGGAGCAGCAAGAAACATAGAAGATGGAGGAAGTCTTACAATACTGGCAACAGCTTTAGTTGAAACAGGTTCAAGAATGGACGATGTTATATTTGAAGAGTTTAAAGGTACAGGTAATATGGAACTTTACCTTGACAGAAGACTTATGGAGAAAAGAATCTTCCCTGCTATAAATATTGCAAAATCTGGGACAAGAAAAGAAGAACTATTGGTTAAAGATTGGGAATTACAGAGACTTTGGATACTTAGAAAATTCTTATCTACTATGGACGAAGTAGAAGCTATGGAATTTTTACTCAGCAAACTATCTAAGTTTAAAACTAATGAAGAGTTTTTAAAATCTATGAACGCATAA
- the rpmE gene encoding 50S ribosomal protein L31 produces the protein MKKGIHPELKLTKFSCGCGNEFEIYTVKGGVVHLEVCNNCHPFYTGKLRIKPKFLELQGQVAEK, from the coding sequence TTGAAGAAAGGAATACATCCAGAGTTAAAATTAACAAAGTTTTCTTGTGGTTGTGGGAATGAGTTTGAAATCTATACCGTTAAAGGTGGAGTGGTTCACCTTGAAGTATGTAACAACTGTCACCCATTTTACACTGGAAAATTAAGAATTAAGCCTAAATTTTTAGAATTACAAGGACAAGTAGCAGAAAAGTAA
- the prfA gene encoding peptide chain release factor 1, translating to MKKKILDQIKNIEEKVKKLEQLLTDPEVLKDPSKIQSIAKEHKDLSEILSLYNQYEKVNFQIEELKQLINSTTEDDLRELAELELEQLKQELIELEKKIELSFLPKDPNDEKNVILEIRQGTGGEEAALFAAELFRMYQRYAERHGWKTEILSIHPTDRGGIKEVIALIKGKGAYSRLKYESGVHRVQRVPETESSGRIHTSTATVAVLPEAEEVDIEIKPEDLKIETMRAGGAGGQHVNTTDSAVRITHLPTGMVVQCQDERSQLQNKLKAMQILRAKLKDYYDRLEREKIAKERKEQVGTGERSEKIRTYNFPQNRVTDHRVNYTSYRINDILDGDLDEIIEVLIAKENEEKLAKLEI from the coding sequence ATGAAAAAGAAGATATTAGACCAGATAAAAAATATTGAAGAAAAAGTTAAAAAGTTAGAACAGTTATTAACGGATCCTGAAGTTTTAAAGGATCCGTCCAAAATACAATCTATAGCAAAAGAACATAAAGACTTATCCGAGATACTATCTCTTTATAATCAGTATGAAAAGGTAAATTTTCAAATAGAAGAATTAAAACAACTTATAAACTCCACTACAGAAGATGACCTGAGAGAACTTGCAGAGTTAGAGTTAGAACAATTAAAACAAGAATTAATAGAATTAGAAAAGAAAATAGAACTATCTTTCTTACCAAAAGATCCTAACGATGAAAAAAACGTTATCTTAGAAATAAGACAAGGAACCGGTGGGGAAGAGGCTGCACTTTTTGCAGCTGAACTTTTTAGAATGTATCAAAGATATGCAGAAAGACACGGCTGGAAAACTGAAATACTAAGTATTCACCCTACTGATAGAGGTGGTATTAAAGAAGTTATAGCTCTAATAAAAGGTAAAGGAGCTTATTCAAGGTTAAAGTATGAAAGCGGTGTTCACAGAGTTCAAAGAGTTCCAGAGACAGAATCTTCTGGAAGAATACATACATCAACGGCAACGGTAGCGGTTTTACCTGAAGCAGAAGAAGTTGACATAGAGATAAAACCCGAAGATTTAAAAATAGAAACTATGAGAGCCGGAGGAGCTGGAGGACAGCACGTTAACACCACAGATTCAGCCGTAAGAATAACCCATTTACCAACGGGAATGGTTGTTCAATGTCAAGATGAAAGATCTCAACTTCAAAATAAACTAAAAGCGATGCAGATTTTAAGAGCAAAATTAAAAGATTACTACGACAGATTAGAAAGAGAAAAAATAGCTAAGGAAAGAAAAGAGCAGGTTGGAACTGGAGAGAGAAGTGAAAAAATAAGAACTTACAACTTCCCTCAAAACAGGGTAACAGACCATAGAGTAAACTACACATCTTATAGAATAAATGATATTCTTGATGGGGATTTAGACGAAATAATAGAAGTCCTAATAGCAAAAGAAAACGAAGAGAAGCTGGCAAAATTAGAAATATAA
- a CDS encoding citrate/2-methylcitrate synthase: MSKPDYLLFDRNTKAIFWNLNTNAIQRMLDYDYVVGRSPSIVAIVAPTSERSFEKFFYGTKEIIIPIYKSTTEAAKLHPEADVLLNFASFRTAYPVTLEAFEIPTIRTIIITAEGIPERYARDMRIKAKQLGKWIIGPATVGGIAPGAFRIANTGGTIENIIASKLHRPGSVGLVTRSGGLFNELSNIIARNADGVSEGIAIGGDRFPGSDFLDHMLRFEKNPQIKFMILLGEVGGEAEYKVVEAVKNGLITKPVIGWCIGTISKFFGGEVQFGHAGAKAGADRETADAKNKAMKEAGIHVPNNFNELPHVIKGIYEMLRGEGKIQPIVESEVPPIPEDLSKAIREGKVRKPTNFICTISDDRGEEATYCGVPISEVIEKGLTIADVIGLLWFKRKFPNWASGFIDMVIRVVADHGPAVAGAHNVKVTARAGKDLMSSLATGILAIGPRFGGAIDGAAKYFKMAYEKNMSPNEFVEYMKNVEKIPIPGIGHRVKSTKNPDKRVELLKDYARRNFPKIELLDYALEVEKVTTSKKENLILNVDGTIGVLLVDLFKAIGYSNEEIDKMIDAGAFNAFFVLGRSIGFIGHYLDEKRLDMPLYRHPTDDILYDVKRPEGI; encoded by the coding sequence ATGAGCAAACCAGATTACTTACTATTTGACAGAAACACAAAAGCTATTTTTTGGAACCTTAACACAAACGCTATTCAAAGAATGTTAGACTATGACTACGTAGTTGGAAGAAGCCCAAGTATAGTAGCAATAGTAGCTCCAACTTCAGAAAGGTCGTTTGAGAAGTTTTTTTATGGAACAAAAGAGATAATAATACCTATCTATAAATCTACAACAGAAGCTGCGAAATTACATCCTGAAGCGGATGTTTTATTAAACTTTGCATCTTTTAGAACAGCATATCCAGTTACACTAGAAGCTTTTGAGATTCCTACAATAAGAACAATCATAATAACTGCAGAAGGTATCCCAGAAAGATATGCAAGAGATATGAGAATAAAAGCTAAACAACTTGGTAAGTGGATTATTGGTCCTGCTACTGTTGGTGGTATTGCACCTGGAGCTTTCAGAATAGCAAACACAGGTGGAACAATAGAAAACATAATAGCATCTAAACTCCACAGACCGGGTTCTGTTGGATTAGTAACAAGGTCTGGAGGTTTATTTAATGAACTTTCTAACATAATTGCAAGAAATGCTGACGGTGTATCGGAAGGTATTGCAATAGGTGGAGACAGATTCCCAGGTTCAGACTTTTTAGACCACATGCTAAGATTTGAGAAAAACCCTCAAATTAAGTTTATGATACTTCTTGGAGAAGTTGGTGGAGAAGCTGAGTACAAAGTAGTAGAAGCAGTTAAAAACGGACTTATTACAAAGCCTGTAATAGGTTGGTGTATTGGAACAATATCTAAATTCTTTGGAGGAGAAGTTCAGTTTGGACACGCTGGAGCTAAAGCAGGAGCTGACAGGGAAACAGCCGATGCTAAAAATAAAGCAATGAAAGAAGCTGGAATCCACGTTCCGAATAACTTTAACGAGCTTCCTCACGTAATAAAAGGAATCTATGAAATGTTAAGGGGAGAAGGAAAAATCCAGCCTATCGTAGAGTCAGAAGTTCCACCTATACCGGAAGACCTTTCAAAAGCTATAAGAGAAGGAAAAGTAAGAAAACCTACAAACTTTATATGTACAATATCTGATGATAGAGGAGAAGAAGCTACCTACTGTGGAGTTCCTATAAGTGAAGTTATAGAGAAAGGTTTAACAATAGCAGATGTCATAGGATTACTATGGTTTAAACGTAAATTCCCCAATTGGGCGTCTGGTTTTATAGATATGGTTATTAGGGTAGTTGCAGACCACGGACCAGCTGTTGCAGGAGCTCATAACGTAAAAGTAACAGCAAGAGCAGGAAAAGACCTTATGTCTTCATTGGCAACAGGTATACTTGCAATAGGTCCAAGATTTGGAGGGGCTATTGACGGAGCTGCAAAATACTTTAAAATGGCTTACGAGAAAAATATGTCTCCAAACGAGTTTGTAGAGTATATGAAGAATGTTGAAAAAATACCTATACCGGGAATAGGACACAGGGTAAAATCTACTAAAAACCCTGATAAAAGGGTAGAGTTATTAAAAGATTATGCAAGAAGAAACTTCCCTAAAATAGAACTTTTAGATTATGCGTTAGAAGTTGAAAAAGTAACAACTTCTAAAAAAGAAAACCTTATATTAAACGTTGACGGAACTATCGGTGTTTTATTAGTTGACTTGTTTAAGGCTATAGGCTACTCTAACGAAGAGATTGATAAAATGATAGACGCAGGTGCGTTTAACGCTTTCTTTGTTCTTGGAAGGTCTATAGGATTTATAGGTCACTACTTAGACGAAAAACGTTTAGATATGCCACTTTACAGACATCCAACTGACGACATTCTCTACGACGTAAAAAGACCAGAAGGAATATAA
- a CDS encoding ATP citrate lyase citrate-binding domain-containing protein: MAQRGIREYDGKRIIYQNWKDYFGDAFEYDFKSVLVTPETDFDKLPEEHPWLKTTPLVAKPDMLFGKRGKLGLVLFKVNKPGDVTYEDAVKWIKQKMQEEVEINGVKGHLTHFLIEPFVPHKPEEEYYVAFSMGDDYDTVYMSAFGGIDVEENWDKVSEVKIPPTASDEEIEKLIKQNVPKEIKDKEKYADFVIRAYKMFRDLHFVYFEINPLVLVGNKAYLLDFVGKVDDTAGFVAGKKWGDFEFPSGFGRDLTPEEKYIKELDEKSGSSLKLTILNPEGRIWTLVAGGGASVVYADTVADMGYVNELANYGEYSGNPTRTETREYVKTVLDLMTRNKHPSGKPKILLIGGAIANFTDVAKTFDGIIDAFKEYAEKMRQVGVRIYVRRGGPNYELGLKRIKQAAEELGLPIEVYGPELHMTDIVRKALEEEKAA, encoded by the coding sequence ATGGCTCAAAGAGGAATAAGAGAGTATGATGGAAAGAGAATTATCTATCAAAATTGGAAAGATTACTTTGGCGATGCCTTTGAGTATGATTTTAAATCTGTGTTAGTGACTCCTGAAACAGATTTTGACAAGCTCCCTGAGGAACATCCTTGGTTAAAAACTACTCCTTTAGTTGCAAAACCAGATATGCTTTTTGGAAAAAGAGGGAAATTAGGTTTAGTTTTATTTAAAGTTAACAAACCGGGAGACGTTACTTACGAAGATGCGGTTAAGTGGATAAAACAAAAGATGCAGGAAGAAGTTGAGATTAACGGCGTAAAAGGACATTTAACTCACTTTTTAATAGAACCTTTTGTTCCTCATAAACCAGAAGAAGAGTACTACGTAGCATTCTCTATGGGTGATGATTACGATACCGTTTACATGTCCGCTTTTGGTGGAATAGACGTTGAGGAAAACTGGGATAAAGTTTCAGAAGTAAAAATACCTCCTACAGCGTCGGATGAAGAGATAGAAAAACTTATAAAACAAAATGTTCCAAAAGAGATAAAAGATAAAGAAAAATATGCAGATTTTGTAATAAGAGCTTATAAAATGTTTAGAGACTTGCATTTTGTTTACTTTGAAATTAACCCGCTGGTTTTAGTAGGTAATAAAGCTTACTTGTTAGACTTTGTCGGTAAAGTTGACGATACTGCAGGATTTGTAGCTGGTAAAAAATGGGGAGACTTTGAGTTCCCATCTGGATTTGGAAGAGATTTAACACCGGAAGAAAAATACATAAAAGAGTTAGATGAAAAATCTGGTTCTTCTTTAAAGTTAACAATACTTAACCCTGAAGGAAGAATCTGGACTTTGGTTGCAGGTGGTGGAGCTTCGGTTGTTTATGCTGACACAGTAGCAGATATGGGATACGTTAATGAGCTTGCAAACTACGGTGAATATTCAGGAAACCCAACAAGAACTGAAACAAGAGAGTATGTAAAAACAGTTTTAGACCTTATGACAAGAAATAAACACCCATCTGGAAAACCTAAAATACTTTTAATAGGTGGAGCAATAGCTAACTTTACAGATGTTGCTAAAACTTTTGATGGAATAATAGATGCATTTAAAGAATATGCTGAAAAAATGAGACAAGTAGGAGTAAGAATATACGTAAGAAGAGGCGGACCTAACTACGAATTGGGTTTAAAAAGAATAAAACAGGCAGCTGAAGAACTTGGATTACCAATAGAGGTTTATGGTCCTGAACTTCATATGACAGATATAGTAAGAAAAGCTTTAGAAGAAGAAAAAGCAGCATAA
- a CDS encoding NADP-dependent isocitrate dehydrogenase, whose amino-acid sequence MSKATIVWTKIDEAPALATYSLLPIMRAFTKGADIEIELRDISLAGRVLALFPEYLKEDQRVPDELSYLGELVWKPEANIMKLPNISASIPQLIATIKELQSQGYNLPDFPEEPKNEEEKVIRERYMKAVGSVVNPVLRQGNSDRRLSKSVKEFAKKYPHKMKAVNPDSKSHVAHMVSGDFYENEKSVTIKKDTTIRYEFVNKNGEVKVLKEGVKVGIGDVVDGTYMSRKKLRDFYEKVLQVTKEDDILFSLHLKATMMKVSDPVMFGDAIRVYFKELFEKFGKELEEIGFNPNNGLSDLEAKLSKLPEDKQEAIKIEIQEIYKKRPRMYMVDSDKGITNLHRPNDVIVDASIPAIIKNGLQGWGPSGEEDDCVITVPDRNYATMYKEIVEDIKTNGQFNPATVGSVANVGLMAMGAEEYGSHDKTFFPPEDGKIRIVDEEGNVLIEHELEAGDIYRSCIAKDIAIRDWIKLAVNRAKESGEPIVFWLDKYRAHDRELIEKVKEELPKYDLSDVEWYIKAPADAMKFTLKRFRAGLNTISVTGNVLRDYLTDLFPIIEVGTSARSLSIVPLINGGGVFETGAGGSAPKHVEQFLKEGHLRWDSLGEFLAFVESLKLAYKQLKTLHGKDNPRILVLAETLDKAIQKYLENNKTPGRKVGQLDNRGSHFYLALYWAEELAAQTEDKELASKFEKVAAELKANEEKILKEIADSEGKPQDIGGYYHPDDAKAEKAMRPSQTFNRIIDSI is encoded by the coding sequence ATGTCAAAAGCAACAATAGTTTGGACAAAAATCGATGAAGCTCCGGCTTTAGCAACTTATTCATTGCTCCCTATTATGAGAGCATTTACAAAAGGGGCTGACATTGAGATTGAGTTAAGAGATATTTCATTAGCTGGTAGAGTATTAGCACTATTCCCTGAATATTTAAAAGAAGATCAAAGAGTACCTGATGAACTTTCTTACTTAGGAGAACTTGTATGGAAACCTGAAGCAAATATAATGAAATTACCAAACATCTCAGCTTCTATACCTCAGCTTATCGCAACAATAAAAGAGTTGCAATCTCAAGGCTACAACTTACCTGATTTTCCTGAAGAGCCAAAAAACGAAGAAGAAAAAGTTATAAGAGAAAGATATATGAAAGCTGTCGGTTCTGTTGTTAACCCGGTTTTAAGACAAGGAAACTCTGATAGAAGACTTTCTAAATCCGTTAAAGAGTTTGCTAAAAAGTATCCTCATAAAATGAAAGCTGTAAATCCTGATTCTAAATCTCATGTTGCTCATATGGTTAGCGGAGATTTCTATGAAAATGAAAAGTCTGTAACTATTAAAAAAGATACAACCATAAGATATGAGTTTGTGAATAAAAACGGAGAAGTAAAGGTTTTAAAAGAAGGTGTAAAAGTTGGAATAGGTGATGTTGTTGATGGAACTTATATGAGTAGAAAAAAACTCAGAGACTTCTATGAAAAAGTTCTTCAAGTTACAAAAGAAGATGATATTTTGTTCTCACTACACTTAAAAGCAACTATGATGAAAGTTTCTGACCCAGTGATGTTCGGAGATGCTATAAGAGTTTACTTTAAAGAGTTATTTGAAAAGTTTGGAAAAGAACTTGAAGAAATTGGATTTAATCCAAATAACGGTTTATCTGACTTAGAAGCAAAACTATCAAAATTACCAGAAGATAAACAAGAAGCTATCAAGATAGAGATTCAAGAAATATATAAAAAAAGACCAAGAATGTATATGGTTGACTCTGATAAAGGAATAACAAACCTTCACAGACCTAACGATGTAATTGTAGATGCATCTATACCAGCTATTATCAAAAATGGTTTACAAGGATGGGGTCCAAGTGGTGAAGAAGATGACTGTGTAATAACTGTTCCAGATAGAAACTATGCAACTATGTATAAAGAAATAGTTGAGGATATAAAAACAAATGGTCAGTTTAACCCTGCTACAGTTGGTAGTGTTGCAAACGTTGGTTTAATGGCTATGGGAGCAGAAGAGTACGGTTCACACGATAAAACATTCTTCCCTCCGGAAGATGGAAAAATTAGAATCGTTGACGAGGAAGGAAATGTATTAATTGAGCACGAGTTAGAAGCAGGAGATATATACAGAAGTTGTATTGCAAAAGATATTGCTATAAGAGATTGGATAAAGTTAGCTGTAAACAGAGCAAAAGAAAGTGGAGAACCAATAGTATTCTGGCTTGACAAATACAGAGCTCACGATAGAGAACTTATAGAAAAAGTAAAAGAAGAATTACCTAAATATGACCTTTCTGATGTTGAATGGTATATTAAAGCACCTGCTGATGCAATGAAATTTACTTTAAAAAGATTTAGAGCTGGATTAAACACAATTTCAGTTACTGGAAACGTTTTAAGAGACTACTTAACAGACTTATTCCCTATAATTGAAGTTGGTACATCTGCAAGATCTCTATCTATTGTTCCATTAATAAATGGCGGTGGTGTATTTGAAACAGGAGCAGGTGGATCAGCTCCTAAACACGTAGAGCAGTTTCTAAAGGAAGGACACTTAAGATGGGATAGCCTTGGAGAATTTCTTGCATTTGTTGAATCTTTAAAACTTGCTTATAAGCAACTAAAAACTTTACACGGAAAAGACAATCCAAGGATACTTGTTCTTGCTGAAACATTAGATAAAGCAATTCAAAAGTATCTCGAAAATAACAAAACTCCCGGTAGAAAAGTAGGTCAGTTAGATAATAGAGGTTCACATTTCTACCTTGCTCTTTACTGGGCTGAAGAGCTTGCTGCACAAACAGAAGACAAAGAACTTGCATCTAAGTTTGAAAAAGTAGCTGCGGAATTAAAGGCTAATGAAGAAAAAATATTGAAAGAAATAGCTGATTCTGAAGGAAAACCTCAAGATATAGGTGGATACTATCACCCAGATGATGCTAAAGCAGAAAAAGCTATGAGACCAAGTCAAACATTTAACAGAATTATAGATTCAATATAA
- a CDS encoding DUF4911 domain-containing protein gives MISNELLDKLSQVPKKSVNLVIKCNPEKMNFISMVINGYDRIALPRTRYGKEGILDLITSPDFIKDLYLILDDLKKNHDPTLEIIGDLGDDWLVAVM, from the coding sequence ATGATTTCTAATGAGCTTTTAGATAAACTATCTCAGGTTCCAAAAAAAAGTGTTAATTTAGTGATTAAATGTAATCCTGAAAAAATGAACTTTATTTCAATGGTAATAAACGGCTACGATAGAATAGCACTACCCAGAACAAGATACGGAAAAGAAGGAATTCTGGATTTAATAACATCACCTGATTTTATAAAAGATTTATACCTTATCTTAGATGATTTAAAGAAAAACCACGACCCTACGTTAGAAATCATAGGAGATTTAGGAGACGATTGGTTAGTAGCTGTTATGTAA
- a CDS encoding MFS transporter has product MEQKKIYTFILLMGVVSLLGDIIYEGTRGITGSYLHSLGSSLVIVSITSGLGEFLGYSLRLFSGFFIDRLKAYWLFTFLGYGLLISIPLLFFVNRLDLAIFFLLLERIGKGLRSPARDSIVSFVSQKIGRGVGFGITEALDQVGAILGPLIFLVSYSIYHNYKAGFAVMFIPYFLLMLTLFIARSFIPNPDKTEKEYDVNHPKKVFYIYVLFSFFSIISVPSYQVISYFFKASGVLNDTQVMFFYIIAMFVDLVFALIIGKLYDIYKFKVLTVLPIFSFLLIVFSFKEYFYFSVMSVILYGSVLAIHESVMRSSIADITHISKRGFSYGVFNFVFGFGYFLGNVIIGFLTKFGYLYLLFFAGLSQLIAITFLIYLFVLLKKD; this is encoded by the coding sequence ATGGAACAGAAAAAAATTTATACATTTATACTCTTAATGGGAGTAGTTAGTTTACTTGGCGATATTATATACGAAGGGACAAGGGGAATAACAGGATCTTATCTACACAGTCTGGGATCATCTTTGGTTATTGTTAGTATTACTTCAGGCTTAGGAGAATTTTTGGGATATTCTTTAAGATTATTTTCTGGATTTTTTATTGATAGGTTAAAAGCATACTGGTTGTTTACCTTTTTAGGGTATGGACTTTTAATCTCTATTCCACTTCTTTTTTTTGTTAATAGGTTAGATTTAGCTATTTTTTTTCTTCTTTTGGAAAGGATTGGAAAAGGTTTAAGGTCTCCTGCAAGAGATTCAATAGTATCTTTTGTATCTCAAAAAATAGGAAGAGGAGTTGGTTTCGGTATTACAGAAGCTTTAGACCAAGTCGGTGCAATACTTGGACCTTTGATATTTTTAGTATCTTATAGCATTTACCATAATTATAAAGCAGGATTTGCAGTTATGTTTATTCCTTACTTTTTATTAATGTTAACTTTATTTATAGCTAGAAGTTTTATTCCAAATCCTGATAAGACAGAGAAAGAGTACGATGTAAACCATCCTAAAAAAGTATTCTATATCTATGTCTTATTTTCTTTCTTCTCTATTATCTCTGTCCCAAGTTATCAAGTTATTTCTTATTTTTTTAAAGCTTCTGGAGTTTTGAATGATACGCAAGTCATGTTTTTTTATATTATTGCCATGTTTGTTGATTTAGTTTTTGCATTGATTATAGGCAAGCTTTACGATATCTATAAATTCAAAGTTTTAACTGTTTTACCTATCTTTTCTTTTTTATTAATTGTTTTTTCTTTTAAAGAGTATTTTTATTTTTCTGTTATGTCTGTCATACTTTACGGTTCTGTTTTAGCAATTCATGAAAGTGTAATGAGATCATCAATTGCAGATATTACTCATATATCTAAAAGAGGTTTTTCTTATGGTGTTTTTAATTTTGTTTTTGGATTTGGCTATTTTTTAGGTAATGTTATTATTGGATTTTTAACTAAGTTTGGATACCTTTATTTGTTATTTTTTGCTGGATTGTCTCAGTTAATTGCAATAACCTTTTTAATTTATCTATTTGTATTGCTTAAGAAGGATTAA